In the genome of Harmonia axyridis chromosome 4, icHarAxyr1.1, whole genome shotgun sequence, the window accttggatttcagcaggtagatagaaaaaaaaataatttttggcttattataaattcgacaattaggaaaaatatcggattccaaatattcaaatttgcatatttaatcgggaatcactcaaataaatatatatcattcaatataatatacattcataacgatatagtaaaattatggtttcgaaaatatatcacaatccgactacgtaatctaaccatgttggggacatgtaaaaattgcaaatactccctctatctatgtttactacTATATGGACATAACTTATTGGACACAAATGACATTTGTTCATACTGTTCATAGCGATGTAGATCTTCTACATAACTTGGTCACTGACTAcaatttgatttcaaatcaaagaaatgaaTTGGAATTTGAGAACACTCTTCATATGTGTTATttgttttgtgatttttttaaacGTATTTAGTGATAAAATATTTGCATTTACCTCCACCTCCTCCAGATTTCCATCCACTGCCTCCTCCATATCCTCCTCCTCCTCCACTACCTCCGTGACCGCCGCCTCCATAACCACCTCCTCCAATGCTCTCAGCCGGTACGATGATTTTGATTATCTTAACCACTTGTCCTCCCCCACTTCCGCCTCCATATCCCCCACCGCCGCCGCCTCCGTAACCGCCGCCCCCACCAGATTTCCAACCACTTCCACCTCCTCCTCCATATCCTCCACCTCCTCCAGATTTCCAGCCGCCGCCCCCGCTTGAAGGCCAGCCGcctcctcctcctcctcctGACTTCCAACCGCCTCCTCCACTTGAAGGCCAACCGCCCCCGCCTCCGCCTGATTTCCAACCACCGCCTCCACCTGAAGGCCAGCCCcctcctcctcctcctcctGATTTCCATCCACCTCCACCGCCTCCATATCCGCCGCCTCCTCCACTTATGAAGCCGGCTGAAAAAAATCGTTAATATCAAACAGGCTGTTTTATATATAATAACATGTGAAGATGTGACTTTTGTGCCTATTTCAGAGCCCTCATAACCGTACCAATATTATAAAATAGGCTTTTTTTATAACATGAAAAAACATATGTAAATTCTCATCACGATATGTCTTTTTTCGTGCCTATTTCAGTGCCTCAATAAccgtttcaaaaatataaaacaggCTCTTTTGTATTGATATGATGATATGTAAATTCTTAGTATGATATGCCTTCTTTCGTACCTATTTCAGAGCCTCAATAACCgtaccaaaaatataaaacaggCTCTTTTGTAATTACGTGATGATATTCAGGTTCTTATTACGATATGTCTTTTTTCGTGCCTATTTCAGAGCCTCAAAAGCCTcatcaatattataaaaaagcTGTTTTGTAATAACACGATCATATGTAAATTCTTATAACGATATGCCTTTTATCGTGCCCATTTCAGAGCCCCAATAACCGTACCAATAATATGAAACAGACTCTTTTGTAATAACATAATATGTACATTTTTATTAAGCTTCAGCCCTTTTTCGTGCCTATTTTCTATTATAATAACAAGAAAATGAGGTGTAAATCTGTCAAACATTTACTAACAGAATATAACCtcaaaaaatgttcaatgtATGCAGCACTGTAATAAGCTCTGAAACAAGCGTCAAAAAAGTAGTGTGTGATTGTgtcagaaatatttcagaaatcagCCCAGAATAGACAAGAAAACTTGTTTTAGTACCTATTTCCATGCCTATTTGTGGGCGGAATTTCTCATAGATGTCTGTTACCATAAACTAATGTTTTGTTCAGAGGCGCAAACcttgaaaaatgttattttcttcttgaGGTAATTGTACGTTCTGTTCTACATTTTTGATATCAAAATTTTGCATCAGTACAATTAAATAAGTAACAAAAGATGAagtaaaattacaaaaaaaatagtgGTTATAAGTAacacattttgaaaaaaagttgaGTTGATCAAAAATAAGCTTCataatccaaaaaaactgaaaaaatatatctacTATTCAGGCGAATGAATGAATGTTGGTTTGACCATTAATCGGGAAAAAAACAACATGATTCAAACATAGAGTAACCGGATTTTCTTGTGCATAATTTAAAAGATTAtcgttttttttaattcaatcagaaaaatCGACTAAACTTTTTTTGAACTTATTATTCATTAGATTGTTAAAATTGCCTCTAATTATTCCTAAGtctaaaaaattcttaaaagtATGCTTACCTTGGCTGTATTCAGCTAACGCCGTTAAGGCGAGAAGGCAAACGAATACCTAGAATAGattagtaaaaaaaatattaacaacACATCACAACTCAACGATGATTCAGATATATCGAAGAATAAAAAGAGAGTTATCAACAATGctcaacaatttgaaaaattctaatATTCATCAATGGTATTAAATCAAAATTTGGTAAAGTCTGATGGTGTACATTTGctgtttgtttttattgttttattcctatcgaaattttgattttttgaaattcaacctACGAACGCAGTTTTCGTTGGATTTGGCAATGCTTTTGAAGTGACCCAAAAATTACAACAGTTTACAACATCGTATAACCAAACAAATCTAAGAGAACAACAAAAAGGTCAACGATTCATCTCTCGAATGGATCCGATAAATCATCAGATGCCGTATGCATGCAGGCTCTGTCATTGTTACGAAACACAATATCACTTGTACACCATTTCTGGTTAATTGTTGCACATTATAAAACTGTGAATAGAAGACTCTACCTTCATGATTATCTAATCCAAAGGAGTGAACTGACTCAAGTTTGCAAGAGATGAGTTTTTATACTTCTAGAATGAGCCTTGGTTCCCCTTTCTCCTCACTTAATGTACACAATTTAGCTTCCCCCCTGTAATGCAAGAGGAAGATGATCAAAATCATTGAACTGATCTAATCTTCGGGATCATCCATGTGTAATTTTTTCAACTAAACACCGAATCGATGGTTTCCAAATTTGTGCGTTTTCTTATTCAGTTGAATTCATCATCGATCATATCGAATGGAATTTGGggtaggtacagggtgtttcacgtaagcgggtcactggtTTTTGTGGCTTAAactttgagcaatattgaaaagtgacacgtcacaaaaaaaaatttgttgtttttgaGAAAATCAGATGTTCAAATGTAGAAACAATTGGTGAGAAATTGTTTtcttctcattttgaaaaccagacaaatttgtaaaaaaaaaatttttcttcttcaataacTTCCCATGCCTTGGTTtgatagtttttccgataagaTATTcggatagcccgtgaaaaatactatcattgtgatgggttacttttcaatattgctcaaaggataagTCACAAAAACCAGTGATCCGCTTaagtgaaacaccctgtacctacaGAACGTTAACATGGTGCACATGCGAATATCAAATAGAATATCACTATATCACAATTCAACTGAGATATGATTAGGTTTGAGAATACAAAGAGAAAAGTACATACCTGAAGTCGGAAACTTTTTTGCTTTTGTTCATATTCTTatcaatatgtatatttttagaGAAATTATGCATGTATCTTCAATCGACCTGTAAAATGACTTGTCTTGTAACatattttttggtgaaatttTCTTCAGGaaacaaaaacataataaaaaaacgAATGCATATTTGGAAGGATATATTCGATGTTTTTACCTCATTAAGTGAACAAGTTACAGTACAATTTACAGGGTTTTAAAACTATTGAAATCAGGAGACCAATTTGGACTAAACTAACGTTTGGAAGAATAGAATTTCTTCCTTTTCGATATGGAATTACATATCGGTACCAAAAAGGACTTATTGCATTCGAAATAATCTTCTTTGGATGAAATCGATGTTATTATTGAACTCAACAAATTAAAAAGAACCAAAAATTCTGCATCTCTTTGTCATTATCTTGACACCCCACGAATATACTTTCCTGCTTGTATCTCCTTGGATcttcttatttcttcaatacTCCATGCAATTAACtgaaaaattcgaaacgaaTTAGTCAGTTCTATGAGATTCTGGGACTAGGTTTTTAGGGGGTTATCAGATCAAAATTGCTTTGAACATTAATCAGCTAAAATCTTCGATTATAATTGTGgcgattgaattattttttttacagaaaatgCCATCTTGAACTTGTCGACGAATGAATTCAAGGGAAAATATGAATACCCTTCAGAAGTTTCATGGATTTTCGCcaagaaaaaagatgaaaatgtaATGATTGCATACTTCCACATTTGTGGTTTGAAGGCATCTATACATTATGTTCAAATAAAAGCTACACTCAGTAGGCACAAAAGAGGTTGATttgatatttcagaatattcttAATTACGTGTTTTTTTTAAACGGTTCGAATAATTCCTTATTTTTCGTTGTTATCATGTTAGCCATGATATTGAGGCAGAAAACAAACAGCTAGTACTAAAGTTATATGTAATTTGAAAGATCACTAAATGGGGTAGTTTTTGCTGAAAAGAAAACATGTTCagaatcattcatttttcatcgataaacctaTTAGAAGAATATGATTTGTATTGT includes:
- the LOC123678591 gene encoding glycine-rich cell wall structural protein 1.0-like isoform X2, with protein sequence MKVFVCLLALTALAEYSQAGFISGGGGGYGGGGGGWKSGGGGGGGWPSGGGGGWKSGGGGGGWPSSGGGGWKSGGGGGGGWPSSGGGGWKSGGGGGYGGGGGSGWKSGGGGGYGGGGGGGYGGGSGGGQVVKIIKIIVPAESIGGGGYGGGGHGGSGGGGGYGGGSGWKSGGGGGGWSSGGSGWSSGGGNGGGWSSGGGNGGGWSSGGGSGGGWKSGGGGGDWSSGGSGWSSSGWD
- the LOC123678591 gene encoding glycine-rich cell wall structural protein 1.0-like isoform X1, which encodes MKVFVCLLALTALAEYSQAGFISGGGGGYGGGGGGWKSGGGGGGGWPSGGGGGWKSGGGGGGWPSSGGGGWKSGGGGGGGWPSSGGGGWKSGGGGGYGGGGGSGWKSGGGGGYGGGGGGGYGGGSGGGQVVKIIKIIVPAESIGGGGYGGGGHGGSGGGGGYGGGSGWKSGGGGGWSSGGSGWSSGGGNGGGWSSGGGNGGGWSSGGGSGGGWKSGGGSGWSPGGYGNGGHGHGGHGNGIYSGYGSGNGWHSGGGGGDWSSGGSGWSSSGWD